A single genomic interval of Astyanax mexicanus isolate ESR-SI-001 chromosome 4, AstMex3_surface, whole genome shotgun sequence harbors:
- the LOC125801736 gene encoding uncharacterized protein LOC125801736: MRHQQCPICHVTYSNLPKHLTGFHNVANPKEKALLLSLSSGRVKGLFRCEEPQCGKTVKRLDRHYAECHIDKTSDEAKSIVTRCKNQYILEQLGKLRETHPQVLMVSVLDLGGRQTTQDDRWTRPPPDAPETSADPACSQGHQRTSRLQAGCLGLLGNSRQKAEVLGTSIDIPTDTETPEMSTDVKPEPAPAETTQDLTPNCSNTDCQRLLRENQELKARLGLGKGECPRQDCQHKSQELSRLVQLYMASPQKKLRNKFSRKDDFETEHAPKYEQVLQDFFVFCVGANPSSKVKDNGNTCRSHVRRFLLFAGEGKLLKGDFSFLADSTKISE; the protein is encoded by the exons ATGAGGCACCAGCAGTGCCCTATTTGCCACGTCACATACTCGAATCTTCCTAAGCACCTGACGGGATTCCACAACGTGGCGAATCCCAAAGAGAAGGCCCTGCTCCTGAGCCTCTCCAGCGGACG cgTGAAGGGATTGTTCCGATGTGAGGAGCCTCAATGCGGGAAAACGGTTAAAAGGCTCGACAGGCATTACGCAGAATGCCACATTGATAAAACG TCCGATGAAGCTAAGAGCATTGTCACAAGGTGCAAAAATCAATACATCTTGGAACAGCTAGGAAAACTGAGGGAAACCCATCCCCAAGTGCTGATGGTCAGCGTGCTGGATTTGGGCGGCAGGCAGACCACCCAGGATGACCGATGGACCCGACCACCCCCCGACGCACCAGAGACATCGGCGGACCCAGCCTGCAGCCAGGGACATCAACGGACCTCCCGTTTGCAAGCGGGATGCCTGGGACTTCTGGGGAATTCCCGCCAGAAAGCGGAAGTCCTGGGGACGTCCATAGACATCCCAACCgacactgaaacacctgaaaTGTCCACAGATGTCAAACCAGAGCCAGCGCCGGCGGAGACCACCCAGGACCTCACACCCAACTGCTCAAACACAGACTGCCAGCGGCTCCTGAGAGAAAATCAGGAGCTCAAGGCACGTCTGGGTTTGGGTAAGGGAGAATGCCCCAGGCAGGACTGCCAGCATAAAAGCCAGGAGCTTTCCAGGCTGGTGCAGCTCTACATGGCAAGCCCCCAAAAGAAGCTCCGAAATAAATTTTCCAGAAAGGATGATTTTGAAACAGAGCATGCCCCAAAATATG AACAAGTCCTACAagacttttttgtcttctgtGTCGGGGCCAATCCTTCAAGCAAAGTGAAAGACAACGGCAATACCTGCCGGAGCCACGTCCGCAGGTTTCTTTTGTTTGCAGGAGAGGGCAAGCTCCTGAAGGGGGACTTTTCCTTTTTAGCCGACTCAACGAAGATTTCAGAGTAA
- the LOC125801547 gene encoding zinc finger protein 239-like: YSPKIHHQQKGYLSKSSATLVCYSGLLLWSATLVCCCAGLLLCCFTKQSNLKKHQRIHTGENPYQCSDCGKSFTKQSNLKKHQRIHTGEKPYHCSDCGKRFIEQSTLKRHQRIHTGEKPYYCTDCGKSFNRLETLKLHQRIHTGEKPYHCSKCGTSFTVQSNLKILQRIHTGEKPYYCSDCGMSFTQQSQLKLHQRIHTGEKPYYCSDCGKSFNQQSTFQIHQRIHTGEKPYYCSDCGRNFNHQSNLKNHQRIHTGEKPHHCSDCGKSFTTQSTLKKHQRIHTGEKPYYCSDCGKCFTTQSTLKKHQRIHTGEKPYHCSDCGKSFTSQSDLK, translated from the coding sequence tattctcctaaaattcatcaccaacaaaaaGGATATTTATCAAAGAGCAGTGCTACTCTGGTCTGCTACTCTGGTCTGCTACTCTGGTctgctactctggtctgctgctgtgctggtttgctgctgtgctgttttactaaacagagtaatctcaaaaaacaccagcgcattcacacaggagagaacccgtatcagtgctcagattgtgggaagagttttactaaacagagtaatctaaaaaaacaccagcgcattcacacaggagagaaaccgtatcattgctcagactgtgggaagagatttattgaacagagtactctcaaacgacaccagcgcattcacacaggagagaaaccgtattactgcacagactgtgggaagagttttaatagactggagactctaaaactgcatcagcgcattcacacaggagagaaaccgtatcactgctccaaGTGTGGGACGAGTTTTACtgtacagagtaatctcaaaatactccagcgcattcacacaggagagaaaccgtattactgctcagactgtggtatgagttttactcaacagagtcaactaaaactgcaccagcgcattcacacaggagagaaaccgtattactgctcagactgtgggaaaagttttaatcaacagagtactttccaaatacatcagcgcattcacacaggagagaaaccgtattactgctcagactgtgggaggaattttaatcatcagagtaatctcaaaaaccaccagcgcattcacacaggagagaaaccgcatcattgctcagactgtgggaagagttttactacccagagtactctcaaaaaacaccagcgcattcacacaggggagaaaccatattactgctcagactgtgggaagtgttttactacccagagtactctcaaaaaacaccagcgcattcacacaggagagaaaccgtatcactgctcagactgtgggaagagttttacttcacagagtgatctcaaatga